Genomic window (Bradyrhizobium sp. 186):
CCGGCCAGGCTCGCTACGGCGCGACCATCTTCTACGAGAACATCAACAACAAGAATTTCGTCGATCTGCGCAGGCTCGTCGGCCCCAAACCCGTCGTGTCACTCGAATTCCTGCTCGACACCGTTTGCATCAGCCAGAAGCCGCTTCGCTTCGATCGGATTCTGCAAGGCGACCTGCCACTCTATGTCGTCGCTTCGTCGCTCAACGAGAAGAAGGCCGTCATGTTCGGCGACTTCGACGGACAGCAGGAGCTTATCGAGGCGCTGCGCGGCAGCGCGCGGATTCCCTTCTTCGCCGGCCCGCCCGTTCCATTCAGAGGCGATCATCTGCTCGACGCATCCGTGTATGAATCGATTCCGTTCCGCTCGGTGCTGTCGACGTTCGACGTCACCGACGTGGTCGTTCTCCTGACGCGCCCTGCCGGCGACCTCAGGAGCGAGCCAAACTGGATCGATCGCAACATCGTTGCCCGCAACCTCAGTAAATTCAGTGGCGACTTTGCCGTAAAATATCTCGAGCGCCCCTCGGCGTATCGGGATGAGTTCGCCTTCATTCAATCGCGGTCGGCTGCGACGGAGCCGCCTTATTTCCTGCAAGTGCAGCCACCGTCCAGTTCCGCGAAGGTTGGCTCGCGGGAGACCAACAGGGCGAGGCTCGTTCGCGGCGCGATGGACGGCTATCGCGCCGTCTACGACGCTCTCGGGCAGCCCGCGCAGCAGTTGGCCGAGATCATTGCGCCGTTCGCGGCTGCGAACCAGTGATCCGGCTCTCCGGCAACGTCGCGTTCGTCGCCTTCACA
Coding sequences:
- a CDS encoding patatin-like phospholipase family protein, whose translation is MRGVVSAGMVAALETLGLRDCFDLVCGSSAGAIAGAYFVAGQARYGATIFYENINNKNFVDLRRLVGPKPVVSLEFLLDTVCISQKPLRFDRILQGDLPLYVVASSLNEKKAVMFGDFDGQQELIEALRGSARIPFFAGPPVPFRGDHLLDASVYESIPFRSVLSTFDVTDVVVLLTRPAGDLRSEPNWIDRNIVARNLSKFSGDFAVKYLERPSAYRDEFAFIQSRSAATEPPYFLQVQPPSSSAKVGSRETNRARLVRGAMDGYRAVYDALGQPAQQLAEIIAPFAAANQ